The following proteins are co-located in the Vigna angularis cultivar LongXiaoDou No.4 chromosome 2, ASM1680809v1, whole genome shotgun sequence genome:
- the LOC108326959 gene encoding 2-dehydro-3-deoxyphosphooctonate aldolase encodes MDPSPLLFSHLKTADPFFLLAGPNVIESEDHILRMAKHVKSIASEVGIPLVFKSSFDKANRTSSKSFRGPGMVEGLKILEKVKIAYDIPIVTDVHETTQCEAVGRVADIIQIPAFLCRQTDLLVAAAKTGKIINIKKGQFCAPSVMANSAEKVRLAGNPNVMVCERGTMFGYNDLIVDPRNLEWMREANCPIVADITHSLQQPAGKKLDGGGVASGGLRELIPCIARTAVAVGVDGIFMEVHDDPLNAPVDGPTQWPLRHLKELLEELVAIAKVSKGKQQFKIDLTPFRE; translated from the exons ATGGATCCGTCGCCATTGCTGTTTAGCCACCTCAAG ACTGCAGACCCGTTCTTCCTGCTAGCGGGACCTAATGTGATTGAATCAGAGGATCACATTCTGCGGATGGCTAAGCACGTCAAGAGCATTGCATCTGA AGTTGGAATACCTTTGGTTTTCAAGTCAAGCTTTGACAAAGCTAACcgaacatcatcaaaatcatttcgTGGCCCGGGGATGGTTGAGGGATTAAAG ATACTCGAGAAGGTTAAAATAGCTTATGACATCCCTATAGTGACAGATGTGCATGAGACCACCCAG TGTGAAGCAGTTGGCAGAGTTGCAGATATCATTCAGATTCCCGCATTCCTGTGTCGCCAA ACAGATCTTCTAGTTGCAGCAGCCAAAACTGGGAAAATTATCAACATTAAGAAGGGCCAGTTCTGTGCTCCTTCT GTCATGGCAAATTCAGCTGAAAAGGTTCGGTTAGCTGGAAATCCTAATGTGATGGTTTGTGAGAGAGGAACAATGTTTGGATACA ATGATTTGATTGTTGATCCACGTAACTTGGAGTGGATGAGAGAAGCCAATTGTCCCATT GTAGCTGATATAACACATTCGCTACAACAGCCTGCTGGAAAGAAG TTGGATGGGGGAGGTGTTGCAAGTGGAGGTCTTCGAGAACTAATACCTTGCATTGCAAGGACAGCAGTTGCCGTTGGAGTGGATGGGATCTTCATGGAG GTGCATGATGATCCACTGAATGCTCCTGTTGATGGACCAACACAGTGG CCTTTGCGCCATTTGAAGGAGCTGCTTGAGGAGCTTGTAGCTATTGCT AAGGTAAGCAAAGGGAAGCAACAGTTCAAAATTGACCTCACGCCATTTCGTGAATGA